The Periophthalmus magnuspinnatus isolate fPerMag1 chromosome 15, fPerMag1.2.pri, whole genome shotgun sequence genomic sequence tagcacgtagcctCCACAATGCCACTCTTAATATTAGTAGTTTTCTAAAAGTctgtgaataaaaatgaatggataAAGTACTTAAACTGAGTGGATTTGGATGTGGGCGGGACTATGGCGCTCCATTATGGCCAACTTACAATCCTATTGGTTTGTTTATGGTTgcactttgaccaatcagaacaaACTATTACAcagccaggaagtaaaactgcACCGAGAACATGAAGTTCTCtgttacacatgttttattacGCTTTACTGATAAGACGTACTTGTTTTTTAAAACACAAGTAGGCTACAGATTTACGCGTCGTTAATTTATAAATCGTTGTCTGCTGTTATCCCTGGACTATGGATATATCTGATATTGAGCGGTGTTGCTGTGCGGTCACTCTATCCAAATCCTTTTCTGCTAAAAAGTCCGTAAGTTGCAGTGGGGTCGTTGTCCACACTGAGTCTGGGACTATTCTCTGCACGGGTCTTCCTTTCTCTCGCTTCACAGCCAACAAAAAGTCTCTAAACACGAATGGACGTGTTTTACCAGCGCATCGCTTTAGTAAGAAGCTTAGAGTTAATGTCACCTTCCCCGCACATGTAAACATCTCAGATGACACCTCTGGATCAACCCCGCACCAAACCACAGCCAGTCTGCTCATGTTAGTGAACTGTGTAGAGTTCAGACGAGCTTTCCAGGCTGTTTTCCCCGAGTCTCAGCAGTGGCGCTTCTACGGggatgaggatgaggatgagCTGCTGAAGGATGCACAGTTTCTAAGCTGGTTTGCAGTATTGAAAGTCAAAGATTTACCCACAATTTCCAGCTCCTACCCACACCTCATCCCTTGGCAGGACAGCATCTCTCTGCTCAAGGGCTGTCCTGTTTTGGCTTGTGGGTCTCCCTTCGGTTCCCTCTGCGTCGATCTCTTCACCAGTTCACTTAGCAGAGGAATTATTAGTAATCTTACGGGACAAGATAACGCCATTATTCTTACAGACGCGCGCTGCTTACCTGGCACAGAAGGGGGCGGCTTGTTTGCGCTCAAAAGCCCAAATAAAGTGCGTCTTGTTGGGCTTGTTGTTTCCCCTTTTGGGTGGAAAGCAAACGAATGGATTGGGCTTTCGTTGGTTTGCTCAATTCATcagattttcaaaaatatattgcagtttacaaagCCAGAACATCCACTACAAGATATAGTGCTGTGGGAGAAAGAGCTGTACATGGAGGCTGCGGCGGATGGATCTAGGACTGTCAATCATCCCACAGTGTGTCTGGTGGACAGTGGGCAGTTTTGGGGGTCAGGTGTGCTGGTCTCTGAACAGGTGGCTCTTACCTGCCGCCATGTTGTCAACGGGAAGTCTACAGTCATGCTGAAGTTTCATCAAAAGGACGGGTATGTTCtcttaattttttaaaatttttatggTAAactcaatgtgtttttgtgcttctCTTCTCCAGGTTCACAGATATGGTTGGTGATGTCCTGTTCTGCACTCAGGAGGCCTCGCCCTTTGACCTGGCTGTGTTGAAGCTCAGGGACAGTGTCAGTCATGCGGCGCTTCCCCAGATGTCCCATAAGTTTCATACAGGTACCATATTCATTGTGACATTGGCAACTCTACACAGTGTACAAACATGACTCCTTCTGCTTGAATTTTTTTGGACACTGTTGAATTCATGAAGTattattaaaggtacattatgtaacttcacctgcttgtctccacagaaatgTGATTCTGTGTGTTACTATGTATTTACAATGAGCAGGGTGATGCAGGTGGCTGCAAAGCAGGTAGATTTGTGTCCAAGACCCAACTTCAGTCTGCCTTGCTTTGATGCTACCTGTGCGTCAGTCCGTGTAATCTTGTGAGATCAAGGAGGCTGAAGGTTCCTTGCAAGGCGGGCGGGTTTGCTTTTACTGACTGCAGTTGCCTACATGGACTACAAAGCCCAAACATGTGATGGGAAATGCAGTCCAGCACTTGCCACAAGGGACAGAGGGGTGACAGCTGATTTGATCAGACCTTGCTGTTCCTCCCTCCCCTTTCCTCATCTCATCTATTTATTTTGATGTCATCACAGGTGGTTAGAATGAGACAGAATAGGCCCAAGGTGTTACACAGACAACCTAAAAGTCATTTTCACCACAGATCAAGCCCTTGTTTGAAAACTTGTGTGTGGGGAGACAGGAGAATGCATTCACAAAGTTTTATGTCACATTATTCAACACTTCAAATGAAAGTGAGATGTGTCCTTCCACCGGGGCTGAGTGATCTGAGGACGCCTCGCTCTTCTCAGTCTCGTGGAACATTCAATTTGATTTCAGGGTTTTTGTCTCCCCCAGGCTTCAGCCGCCTGCTCTCAACGACAATCTAAAGACACACAGCCAACCCTAACCCTGTCTTAAACACActcactgctttgcctggaatgttccacagtatgacattaaacttatccatctctcAACATGGTGTCACTTGGCCAAATTACTAGCCAGatgtgtggagatgcaagtaCAAACTGCATATAGgttctttttaattaaaaacacctgtaatgaaacaaatgcatatgtttaatgccatactttgaaacTTTCCAGCTGATtttcctggagacaagcaggaggtggAAGTTACTTAGTCCCCCTTTAAGACTTTTCACTACATCcaagaaaatactcaaatattAAATACTTAAACCAGTTTCTTAAACTCAAAATACTACAGATTTTAtttgttacataaataaatatgtaataaataaaataaagtatataGAAAACTGTTTGGTATACATAACAAACTGGTTAAAACAAATTTGGTTAAAAACTGTTGTGCTTTAAATGTGCACACTGCATACAAAACAGTAAGGGCACTAAAAGCAACAATATTTATCAGTAAACTTGGATCACAACATCACAATTCCTGACGCCATCACATAACTTAATTCCCTAGTATATGACAAGCTTTATGAAACCAAACTTTCTGAACGATAAAGTAAAGTTACTGTGATAtaaacagaaatacaaaaaattactttatgTTTAGGTTTACTTTCTGGAGTTCAAATTGAGTTAAAGTGACAAAACTTTGCTTCTAAAATGTTAATTATTGTAATTTTGTAGGTTTCACGATTCTATTATGATTTCTGCATAATCACAATTGTCAATTAACtgaataatcttgacatccctaatAACAGTGGATAGTCTTTTATTTTGTTCCATAGTACTGTGACATCTTCTCACAGGTGAGCCTGTCCTGGTGGTGGGTTATGGTGCCATCGGTCGTAGTTGTGGCCCTTCATTGACCTCCGGAGTCTTGTCAAAATCCATCCGCACCAAAGAGCAGCAGCCAGTcatgctccaaaccacatgtgcAGTACAGGCTGGGACTAGTGGAGGCGCTGTAGTACGGCCGCACTCAGGAGAGCTACTGGGTAAGACCGTTTTTAcacagcagggggcaggagCGGCCTGTAGAAAACCTGAATGGAGCATTGCACATGTAGGATGAgggatattgacaaaaatgtctTGGGGGTCTCCTGATAACAATAATGTGtcaatcatttttttcatgCAATCAGACATGTACTGACATGTGAACTGAGTGTAAACCACATATGTGTAGCTATATCACTTTATATGTTTGAGagattgtgttttgatttataatttttggGAGTTTTGGTTGGTTTCTAAAATATTAACTTCCCATATCTTAGTTAAAACCTACTTTACCCAGTTcaacaaatatattgtaaacaCTGTATGCCTGGGCAGTGGAattcatatattatttatttacatacatggtttaattgaagtaacagtatgtaactttctggagatggcacgtCACcagcataattccatggaaatagaaggttaaaccatacttcagaacattctccatggagatagatgagttttatgccatactgtggaatattatagccatagGAGCAACCTTTGGAAGCAGAATGAGGCCATGCTCCAGGTAAAATATGAGTCAGGCTTGTGGAATTGCAatcccactcacaataaggatgcacgtttttcagtgtaataattaaaaaataaaaattctttaGTCTatgttttggtaaaaaaaaatgtggcttTAAAAAGTTCACAGTTCTATTCCAAATAATGTGGATGCTCATTCTACCACataaaatttagaaaaaaaacactatgaTGTCTCTTAATATATGACTAAAATACTGTCATTTCTCTTTTATTATTCCACAGGTTAACTTTTGACAGCACTTGCATTGTTTCAAGAAATCATGCTTTCAGTTTGGattaaataatcataatcaggATTTTTGTTTGCAATATAAAAACTTGGAACttatatcattttaaaatgagGCTTAACtataacaagaaaaaaacaagaaccaTAACCACAAAAGGCAAAAAAGGCCAGAGAATTCATGAGTTTGCCTAAAAAGCATCATACTTATATAAATGATGATGATTTCTTCACAGGTATAGTCTCCAGTAACACCAAGGACTTTGCCACCAACGTGACGTATCCTCACCTGAACTTCAGCATCCCCGTGACTGTGTTTGAGAAGATGGTGGAGATCTTCCTGCAAACCCAGGACGTGAGCGCGTTTACAGGGCTGGATTCAGTGGATGAAGATGTGAGGAGGGTGTGGAGGCTGCAGATGCATTCAAGCAAACTGTAACTACAGCCATTTAAGTGTTAATATGTTCAAATGCAACGCTAGGCCTGATGCAACTGCCATTTTCAGGAATTTTAATTTATACTAATTCAAAGATGCATCAACCAAAACTTTCAAactgtgtttattttcttttgttacagATTTTAtggcaacactgtgtaactttatatGTTATTAGATGAGGCTCTCATCCAGGACATgtaagaatcaggtttgtgaagatacaaggacacagttttttctatattttcagtgcaataaatctTTGTCTCGTAAGTTACACAGTGAGGCTTTAGTGAAATTTTGGAATTTTCATAATAACATGAtattttggtaatttttctAGGAACACATATATTTTGCGAGACATGGTCACAGATCTAAATCCAGCTGTAGAATCATTCATACAGTGTTATACTCTTGAGAGTCCCTATTGTTCCGGTTATACACAAACAATCTCTGCTGGAAACAAGAACTGAAAACAATAGACtttttatattaacattttaaagtgggtcTATTATGCATAATTGacattttagagcttttaaccatgttacagttgtttcccttcaccatttactcatccaaagttgtatttggcgTGATTTGCgaagtttgagtaatctttaatcgcttattttcaagacgccatattgacgatcaatccccgttttcattgccaccattacacacacactgctctgaACTGACTtagttctccaattttattttcttaatcagtgatttGCGCAAGATTGGGCAgagtcgtgtagtcattttggtacaaaagaaaaaaaaaaaaccctgcttGCTAGACTGATCTGCAGCTTGTCCATCGGAGGTGCAGACTCTTTGtggtgatgatgtttacagcgacaTCAGCTTCCATTGAGCACGGCACTTTGTAACGCAGAAGTTGggggacttgtttcttttattaagttgttttagatgaatattgcgatttaaaatgtccaaattatgacataatgatccacggctgtcatagattataactacagagccgacataagcacaataggtctgttTTAACATTTGGTGCTAAGAAACAACATATTCTTGTAGCTGCCATCTACTCTAGTTTGTTCTACATCCaataatgtgaataaaacatttcttaAAACCTTTATTTACTTTCTGgatgtatatttttgtcaataccAACATGTTTGCAATCAGTTATTTCCACAACTAGCATCTGTAGTTCTCTGCGATACACCTGGCTTGTTTGAGGTACTCTGCATAATGAGATGACAGGTTGCTGCGTATGATTGGTCCCATTGGGCAGGAGTTAGAAGACGGCTTGTCAGTATCGCGGGTTTAGACATCTGTTCCTATAGCAATCTCCATGGTAAAGATTTCACCTACATATTACTTCTTGTCTATTATGATGGAAGTAAACACGGGTAAGATGACTGGTGACTGTCAAGAGTAAAAGATAAGATGAAAGGGGTAGTGTTAAGTTTTACGCAAATATAATTACCAGAATAGATTTTTAATAAAACTACTTCTAGGGTAGTTTTCAGACTATAACGTTTACTCCTAAGTTATAAATTTTATAGTGGCTATCAGTGGCTGTCAGTGGTAGAGCGCAACAAAGTAtaagaagtaaagtactgtacttaaataaagtacagataacaaaaatgtatttaaaattttaagtacatttttacttttacttcactacatttgagagcaggtatctgtgctttctactacactacattttttaacaggtctgaaaagtaaaggtatattttattattttttgagctctgctgaaaaggccaaggggtttatttttaaccctTTCATAAattgagcaaacagaaatatcaaaaaaaaaaagaaaaaaatactgatttaattgtttctgttcaacaaaTTTCAGCACAAAGCttctacatttgaagccttataagaactcaaaattcacacaaaatacttttactttttacttgaagtacatttttaaatgggtactttaatgctagtagattttttcatgtgatacttttacttgagcagcAAAAATATGGTCAAACTGATTTTTTGGGTTATTTCACATTATTAAAAagtcatgtaaacagttataTCTGATGTGCGTAATCAGATTTCTCCGATtattcacacctgtgcaggttttgacgtgggaaattatgcaaaaaagggcaaactaatgtggcaaagacaaaaatgaaaacgaTTGTACTTTTGTCTACTAAATACAACAGTCACCCTTAAAATCCATAGAGAACAAAACAGATGTGTTTGTTGTATAATCTGATTattctgatttttactggcGATGTAAATGTACTCAGTGTGACAGTACtactttgtgcattatttcaggTTTTACTATTTGTCCTTCCAAATATACTGacttcaaaatatgtatcatttatgtccagacagttactcttactgttatttttatttgagtagtAGTCCACCTCCAAATACCTTTTACACTTTCTTGAATCactactctgtacttacttaaTATTATCTTGAAGTAATGGCACActcataataatattaaaaagtagTGGCATTATTCAAGCCACATTTTCGGTTTGgctgtttctttcaaaaacatgaatctCCCATTGAGTTTTACAGACACTTGTGCTAAAGTCTAAGATCAGTTCATACAGTATCTTGAATGTGACCTATTTATTCATATCTAAAAATGAAAAGATTTTAAGTATTGCTCTGGGAGGGAGATTTCTACAGATACGCTAAGAACAGTAGTGTGTGTTTTGATTCAGCTGTCCACAGATATAAGATATTCTGTCAGTTGAGGTTGATGGTTGTTGAAACGGCACCTCGTGAGAAGCAAAGGTGGAATTGCAAAAGGGATTTTATCGTTGTGGATTTATTAAGGCACATTTGGCTCTCTGATAGAGGATTAAATGGGTGATAAGTTATAttgatttgaatgtttaaaGGTTGGTTAATCTTTAAGTGTACATCTCTTTTACTGGGGTGATGTGGACAGGAGTAGAATGGTCTGTGTCTAACAacgatatattttattttattttattaagaagtattttttttgtatctgtcATCTAAAAATCTATGCGTGCCAATTAGTGTTGCagcaatacaaaaacacacacactttagggttaggggtccatgtgtgtgtgtatactagtctcatgtgtcttatacttctgacacagctcaagatcattccaaagatattcagaaaaagttaatttctgtcctgtgaatgtgacttttttagactgatacctgctcaaatgaatatctagttttgatagtagttttagtatagtATTAGTAATTCGTATTTGATGTTTcgatttttatattatattgtaatgtgtgagctactgtgtccaaaatatttcccttgtggatcagtAAAGTCTGTCTAAGTTTAACTACAGTATATGATGTGTGCATGATAAATAGAATATATTAATCCATAGTAATATAAATACTTCATTctttagtcctacttcagtcctggtttattctgttGACCAGGTTTGACTTTTAATTCATATCCATATTTTGCTTTAATTTAAATGACTTAATTGAATaccaaaatataatgtaaacaaTCAACAATGTAAAAGCGTTTTTGTTATTATGCAGGGCAATCAATATGTaacttgcctgaaatgttccaaggTATGGTCTTAAACTTatcaatttccatggagataagtaggtgatctgtggagagacgagccTGCTctcagtgagaatgcatgttttcaaggtgaGTAATAAAccatctgtaactgaataaatgcaagatagattagtttaatgccataatgtgggaTATTCTAGGCAActtaataacattttcatggagacatcCACTGgacaagttacatagcgcaccttttaaaatcatttaattGGCATGATGACTTCAAGTTCAGTGCAATGCAAATGTGATCATGTGACTGCTGCATTTCAGGACAAACTGTGGAAAATGTGACTGTATGACCCAGACGTGTACAAGGATGTTTTAGTAGTTCACATTTTTAGTTCCAGgttttctgtgtcctgatttagacctgcaCAAAGTCTCCAATGCACTGTCCCCATCTGCTTCTCCAAATGAGGACTGTCGCCATGCCCTCGTCACTGAAATGGGGTCTATGCTACGGATCTACTACAACCCACAGTACAGCATAGACCTACTACAAcaatactgttttattttaatgtaaaggtgcactgtgtaactttcttctGTGGGATCCATCACCTGCACTTCTATATTCAGAATTTACTCCTTTCCCTGGAATGTCCCAATGGTATTTCACTTATCAAGCAAGTGACTCCACCATGGCTTGTTACTAGTCAGATCTGCGTAGAGGCGTCcccgctcacagcaagaatTCACTCTTTTCAGGGTATTTActtaagcaataaaaatgtgaaattgagtaaatgcaagatagataagtttagtgTCCTACTGTGGAGATTTCCAggcaaaggaacaacatctcaatggagacaagcaagtgacacatCCTggactagaaaagttacgtattGCGCCTTTAACCTTGTGTCTAATTCAAATAGTTGAAGTGACTCTCAAATGGGAGCACACTATATTCAGCTGTTAACATCGACGGCCTGTTTAAAGCACTGACTTTATGTGACCTTGGCGAGGGCGAAAGGAGAGAAACTAAAAGCATCAACTGTTTGCTCCAAagtccattttattttacagaacctttttataattttactgcTCGCCAGATTCCTCATCAACGTAATGGATAATGGGCTACAACCTTGACCAAAAGCATAATGTTCCTTTCcatctattttttaaatgtacaaacatGTCCATCATAACCACATGGTAtgacatttatttcactattgtagaaatgctacttgcttgtctccatggagatattattattgttattactctgactggaatgttccacactgaagcattaaacttgtctctctccatggagacaatcggGTCACAGCACCAGGCCAGgcaacaggtcagatctacggagagATGAGCCCAATTACAatgagaatacatgtttttttcaaggtatttcagCAATActaacatctgtaattgaaatgcaaggtaaataaatgtaatgctaTTCTGTCACATTCCAggaaatgcaataacatctccatggagacgggtaGATGGCCAAGTTGCATAGGAGttgcacctttaatgtaatacaattattattattatcataccATTAttgtcatttaacacaaaataagtgCTTACAAATAGTATAGTATATTATAGCTACCACCACTTTGTCATATAGGctgcacggagagcaaaggatcatggtctttgTAGTCAGCTTTTGCCAATTCTTCTgcaacaaatgtaatgtaatttcaCACTTTAAACCCAACTATTTCAAGTCATGCAAATCTATGATAATAAATTAGGGACATTTAACAGTGAGAAGGCTAATTATTTCACAACACAATCCCTTTAATGAttatgcactgtccctttaaggAAATCAATACACCAGACGTCGATGTACGGTGGCTTTTGGAGCCACATAGACAAgaatcttttatttcttttttgtaataaacacaataatCGATCCACAATATGACACGATGTACAGTTGTCAACCGAGCCACGTGTTTCTGCTAATCTTTCCGAGCGTAACGAGACTAGAATGTGAGCGTCTGTCTTGGAGCACACAGTATGTACAAGCTAAGAGTGAGGTGTGACAGATGAGACAGCGAGACCGCACACACGAGAGCCCAAGCCGATGGAAATGATGTCTTTAACGggtgcttttttaaaaacaatctaATAGCATATTTCATCAATTTATTTGTCAAGAAAACATAGCTATTTTTCGCATGCAGTGATTCCCAAACATTTCAAggatataaatatgaaaatgccAGTACTGTTGTGATCGTATATCTTGGTGTGTTGAGGAATTGCCGTCACTAATTGTGCTGGTCCAATGCCTGGTTAAATTGAGTAGTTttgggggagggcatctggtataaaaACAATGCTCCTGAAGGAAACGAAGCAACATGTAGGTTTC encodes the following:
- the tysnd1 gene encoding peroxisomal leader peptide-processing protease, translating into MDISDIERCCCAVTLSKSFSAKKSVSCSGVVVHTESGTILCTGLPFSRFTANKKSLNTNGRVLPAHRFSKKLRVNVTFPAHVNISDDTSGSTPHQTTASLLMLVNCVEFRRAFQAVFPESQQWRFYGDEDEDELLKDAQFLSWFAVLKVKDLPTISSSYPHLIPWQDSISLLKGCPVLACGSPFGSLCVDLFTSSLSRGIISNLTGQDNAIILTDARCLPGTEGGGLFALKSPNKVRLVGLVVSPFGWKANEWIGLSLVCSIHQIFKNILQFTKPEHPLQDIVLWEKELYMEAAADGSRTVNHPTVCLVDSGQFWGSGVLVSEQVALTCRHVVNGKSTVMLKFHQKDGFTDMVGDVLFCTQEASPFDLAVLKLRDSVSHAALPQMSHKFHTGEPVLVVGYGAIGRSCGPSLTSGVLSKSIRTKEQQPVMLQTTCAVQAGTSGGAVVRPHSGELLGIVSSNTKDFATNVTYPHLNFSIPVTVFEKMVEIFLQTQDVSAFTGLDSVDEDVRRVWRLQMHSSKL